ggctgtaattagcagcacttactgtccaacgctaggtcgtttgacgcagaggtttagcgtttgcgtaacaaagcgctcataagtcctgatataggcactaccggctacacagcccgcactccccctcactcgcccaccattacctcgcgCACTCCCACTCGCTCCTCATCCCGTGCTTCctctcacgctggccgctcctacccgccaacacataccatggcaacccgttcccggccaGCCTCTcgaacccgctccccaatCGATCAAGGGgagctgggacccttccttccgccAGCCACCCCTGTCGAGCTTGGGGAGGTGTCCCTCGAGCGCGTCacacgcctcctccttggcctccttggccaagtcgaACGCCTCAAGCAAGAAGTCGgggaaatcaaggaagccggGATCGAGACCCGCACCAACGTCGAAAACATATCCCAAGccgtcgatgttgtcaaggatgggcttagaagcctccaaaCCCACGggccaaggaccccagaGGATACAAAACCCCCGgtcgtggaagcaacgccacgccccctatcAAAAGTCGACCCTATTGGATTGACTAGTCGGGTCTCATTCTGGCCCAAACCATCTAAAGGGTTGCCCgcctttgcccaacccactcccgTACGAGCAGTGCCCCCgcgagtcccatctccccctccatctccgcgtctccgatccccgatcggagcacctgcccctctccctccggctccagcagcccactaccccgctccggtcaaggttgaccaccccgacgcctacacaggcaaaatagggagcgaGGCAAAACAATGGCTGACCCggatgctggcctggacccgcctcaactcgcggatgttcccaactgatcaggaggtcctatccttcctcctgatgaacatgaaggattccgccggggcctgggcccatccacaCCTCGACCAGCTCGGTTCACACCGAGCCATTATTCAAACGGTTGAAGGGTTCAAAATAGAGTTCCTGGCAGCGTTCGGCGACCCagatgccacaagggccgccgagcggaagaTAACCTCCCTTACCcaatccggcacatgcgcggattacattacaaagttcagaaccctagccatggaactggactggaacgacgcggcccttcgaggccagtttgcctgcggcctccactgggaggtcagtcGCCAAATTGCAACCCGCAAACACCGGCCCCAAacactccttgagctgcagaatgcagcactcgtcattgacaacgctctccgcgaagagcgtgctagccatccgCCGAAGGATAATAAGCctagcagaccatccaaccccgcaagggggacgagtaccggccaagtCACATCCGGTTCAAAAAAACTCTCCGAcgatcccaactttgtgtcggaagaggaacgtaatcgccgccgcgccgctggcgcttgcatcaaatgcggtaagATGGGCCATAAATTCGCGGAgtgccgcacgggctggaaggctacccctattgaggacaaggggaaagccaaggaaaccgccaaggttggcaaagagtctggacccgaatcgggaaaagactaagggtacctgctgccgcgcgcaaggaccccaagcaCTCTGGGATTGtcgaaatttgtaatatatctaatAGTAGAAATAAAATCTCCCCCCTGTTCACAATTTTGATCAAACCAGAAAAACAAGCGGAtacactagaagtcctgatagactcaggcgccacttCATCATTTCTCCACCCCCGTAccgcggaactactccgcctcccactcatagaCCTCCCTACACCCCgcactgttactatgcttgatgggtcgagcccccaggctggcaaaatctggaagaaggctaaccttaccttctcctttgatggcaaacaaatgaccgagaccttcctaatctgcaacacagggtctcatcCTGCCATCCTAgggttgaaatggttggacgcccacaatccagagattgattggaatttgCGTACACTCTCTTTCCCCCATACACCGCCAGAACACGTGGCTATtgctgaggaagaggaagctgacaaggaccctcttgaaggagtacccccagaataccatcaatacgctaAGGTATtcggggaggaagaattcaacaagctcccACCTCACAGGCATTAcgacattgggattgaacttacagaagaaggccccctaaATTTGCCCCTTTATAGTATGACTgacgccaaatccgccacactcaaggactggctcagggacgaactcaaggcaggcaagaTACGGCCCAGCAAGTCTTCTATCAGTTCCCCTGTAatgtttgttccaaaaaaggatggttctcGTCGCCTAGTAGTGGACTATCGTCGCCTCAACAATcggacaaaaaagaatgtatacccgttaccccgtccagatgacctcatggcccagctccgtggtgccaaggtctttaccaaattagacctaagatggggttacaacaacgtccgagttaaggaaggtgacaaatggaagaccgccttccgtaccaagtacggtctctacgagtccctggtaatgacatttggcctgaccaacgcccctgctgccttccaacacttcatgaacaaactattcaaggacttgttggatgtatgcgtcatcatttaccttgatgacatcttgaTTTACTCCAAAGACGACGCATCCCACACACAgcatgttcatgaggtcctacGGCGCCTAATGGCAaatcagctgttctgcaaggcatctaagtgtacattccacgtcacttCTGTGGAATACTTAGGGATCATTGTGTCCAATAAGGGTTTCAGTCTGGATAGGCttaaaatccaggcagtacaagaatggccggcCCCTACCaaggttaaagaagtccaatcatttctaggctttgccaactttctccgccgatttgttgccaactttagtcacatggccagacCGCTACACAATCTGGTCAAAAAGGATAcaccatggaaatgggatacaaAGGAGCAAGAAGCATTTCAAGGTCTAAAAGACGCcattaccaatgcccccgtACTCTGCCACGCCGACCCCACCAAGCCTTACTTTCTTGAGACAGATGCATCTGGCGCGGCCCTAGggtccatactcagtcaacggcAAGAAGACGGACGCCTACATCCACTGGgattcctgtcagaatcattcaagggtgcTGAAcagaattatgacacccacgacaaggaactcctggccatcatccaatcatttgaatattggcgcaTCTTTTTGGAAGGAACTCTGCACCCCATAACGGTTTTCACGGATCAccgaaacctggaatactggaaggaatctagaaccttcaattgCCGCCATGCACGCTGGCACCTACTCCTGGCTGggtacaatttccaaatcgTGTACCGCCCTGGTAAACAATCcggaaaaccagatgccttgtCCCGCCGATCAGATCACGCCGATGTTCCACCTGCCaatcaaaccatgctccctgaccccgtatttgccaacgttgcctTAGTAACCCCTGAAAAGGAACTACAACGCCAAATTGAGACATCCCTGGATCAGGATGAATCCCTGGAAGAGATACTCCAGTTCCTGCAAAACgaatccaaggcaccaccTTCTATCAAAAGGGCGTTCAAGGATTACGAAATGGAAGCCGGCCTGTTGTTCTACCAAGGGAGGATTGTGGTACCAGATGTTGGGACTTTACGGACGGACCTACTCCGCAtattccacaacagccctctggcaggacacccaggcaGACAACGGACATTGGAACTGATTTCTAGGAACTATTACTGGCCCGGAATCCGCGCAGATACCTACTGGCACGtagactcctgtgaaacctgccaaCGCATCaggaaacccaagtacgcgtCCATTCCCCCTCAACCCCTGGAATTACCTACACAACCTTGGCAACACGTGTcttatgacatgatagtagacctgcccaGAGATGGAACTTGCGATTCAatcttggtcattgttgacagcttcaccaagtacgggatttttgtcaaatgttccaaaaaaCTCAAAGCACCCAAGCTGGCggaactattcctggaacatGTGTGGAAACGGCACGGAATGCCTGAAAAAACGGTCTCGGATAggggaagggtcttcaacaacaaattcctaaAAGCGCTATACAAAcgcctaggaatagaccctcacttctcTTCGGCTTATCATCCTCAGAGCGACGGCCAAACGGAAAGGGTGAACCCCTCCATTGAACACTttctcagggcttactcagggatcaaccaacgggactggaccaaatggctcccaatggcggagtttgcgtacaacaatgccgtacATAGTAGCACGGGGAAGACTCCCTTCAAAGCCttatacggatgggaacccaccttaaccCCGTCAAACGTACCaaccaacgtcccagaagcagacgaccttgcccagacaatggaggcacaatggaaggaagtggaatcggcactccggcaatctaaaCAACGTATGACGGCCGGGGAGGAAGGAGGCCCAACGGAATTTGCAATTGGGGAAGAGGcttggctggacgccaaaaacgtcaacctcaaaaccttaaGTCCAAAGCTTacggaacaacgcctaggaccATTTAAGGTTattgaaaaaatctccgaccgagcctaccgcctggaactccctcCAACCATGcgaatccacaacgtcttctatgtagggctcctgtctaaagtcaaaagagacaagaagcgcacctttgaaaatcgTCCCCCTcctgtcaccgtggacggggaagaagaatacgaagtaGAAGGAATCACCGATGCCAAGGAACAaaacgggaaatggttcttccgagtcaaatggaagggttatgggtCTGAAGAGAACACTTGGGAACCTTGAGAAAATCTGAAAAATGCCgaaaaaattttagaaaaatacgaaaagGAGATGAAAaggaaggcccttggcgctgccaaggcccttaaagggggggcagtgttgtagacacaatcgataccagggaatttattcccattttctcgaatttaaacgaagacaaacggacaacttttcaaatcacgtgatcttggcgcttatatcatacgctaagcgccaagccacgtccccacccgcgcttatctcaacccacgtagccacctccacctgatgacatcactatgacacgtcagtgacacgtatgcatgagtaaggccgactgcggagcagggttcttattggattaggatttgcatattctgtaaTTAGTTaccctctgtaatatataaggaggccaaccaaccatggtaacacccaggttgattacctcttgtcgcatcccattGCTGTAcgaggaccttaggtccagtaaccacttagtcTACTAGTTccacgtcgccttaagcggcttctacactgtacttagatagctcgtcatcgcccttacagGTCTTgacaccgtagtatagttggtcgtcgtcgtaggtagcttgctcaccgccttacgcggtttttacttagatacatccggccgcaagcgcccccctccttgacgtccttacagacgtctggGACACCAAAGactaggaatagaccctcacttctcctcagcctaccacccccaaAGCAATGGCCAAACGGAGCAAGTAAACCCCACAGTTGAACATTTCCTACGAGCGTACTCAGGGGTCAATcagaaagactgggtcaaatggttaccaatggcggagtttgcctacaacaacgccattCACAGTTCAACAGGAAAATCCCCATTTAAGGCACtctatggatgggaaccatCCCTCACCCCTAGTAACGTACCAACCAATGTACCTGAGGCAGACAACCTGGCAACTaaaatggaagcacaatggcaaGAAATAGAAtcggcactccggcaatcaaaagTATGCATGACTGccggagaaacaggagaaccagTTAACTTCAAAATTGGGgaagaggcctggctagacgcaagAAATGTCAAGCTAAAAACCTTGAGTTCCAAGCTGacagaacaacgcctaggccctTTCAAGATAACCAAAAAGATCTCCGACCGTGCTTACCAACTAGAACTCCCTCCTTCCATGCGGATCCAtgacgtcttctatgtggggtTATTGTCCAAAGTAAAACAAGACAAGAAACGGGCGTTTGAAAACCAACCGCCACCAGTCACCATagacggagaagaagaatacaaggtggaggGAATAACGGATATGGAAGAAAGAAACGGAgaatggttcttcagggtcaaatggaagggttacggatcagaggagaatacctgggaaccaagggaaaacctcaagaacgcggaaaaaatcctgaaaaaTTTCGAAAAagagatgaagaagaaggccctcagcgctgccaaggcccttaaaggggaggcagtgtcgtagacacactcaataccagggaatttattcccattttctcggatttaaacaaagactaatggacaacattttcgatcacgtgacttcggcgcttatatcatacaataagcgccgagccacgtccccatccgcgcttacctcagcatacgtagccacctccacctgatgacatcactatgacacgtcagtgacacgtatgcatgagtaagaccgactgcggattggggttcttattggttatggtattgcatatgttgtatttgtaattagttcacctctgtaatatataaggaggccaaccgaccatggtaacacccaggtcgattacctcttgttgcatctctcaactgtacaaggccttaggccagtaactactaagtcccccacctgtacttgtcaccttaagcaacttcctcattgtagatacatagcttgccattgccattagggctttggtcattgtacttaggtagttagttgttgtaggtagcctcctcaccgccttaagcagttccCACTTAGTtccatatggccacaagcgcctgctaccTAGACGACCCccaaggacgtctaggacagttgCCATGGAATGTGTTggcgggtaggagcggccagcgtgggaagatGCCCGGGACAAGGAGCAAGTGGGGGTGcgcaaggtaatggtgggcgagtgGGGAGTGAtgagggctgtgtagccaggggtgcctatatcaggacttatggggcgctttactactcaaacgctaaacctttgtctcaaccaacctagcgttggacagtcctttcaaccaatcagcagccgtgagcgggcgtgatgtggagtaggttttctgcaagcgggtggatcaactgtctaaggttgcaggtagagggtgcggtgaccgggggtATGTGGACAATTAAGACCTATCTGCCTTATagtaatttggtactaggtgggaccaatgctggtttgattattaacagcaaaaggcgagtccaatcacctgatttcccttgtactagtacaggaggctctcttgtttgttgggtCTTAGTGGGTGGgggtgcagaacggtttgcaaccaacgtaaggttgattacctagtgtcctagacgtctataaggacgtcaaggaggggggcgcttgcggctggAGGCAACTAAGTagaaaaccgcgtaaggcggtggcaagctatcctacaacaacgactggctatactacggtgaccaaggccttaagggcggtggccagctatgtaactacaacaaggaagctgcttaaggcggtgaggacTGAGTGGCTAAgtaggttactgggcttaaggcccttgtacagtgatgggatgtgacaagaggtaatcaacctgggtgttaccatggttggtgtgcctccttatatattctgagtagctactaattacaaatataatatatcaaatatgtaatccaataagaacctgctccgcagttggccttactcatgcctacgtgtcactgacgtgttgtgatgacgtcataggtggaggtggctatgtgatgagtaagcgcaaagggggacatggctcggcgctttagcatatgatataagcgccgatgtcacatgactgaaaatgttctccaattgcctttgtttaaatttgagaaattgggaataaattccctggtattgattgtgtctacaacacgtactcaggggtcaatcaacaggactggaccaagtggttgccaatggccaaatttgcctacaacaacgcagtcCATAGTAGCACGGGAAAAACACCattcaaagccctgtacggatgggaacctacTCTAACGCCCTCTAACGTGCCCACGGATGTACCGGAAGCCAACAACTTAGCCCAGACCATGGAAAAACAGTGGAGGGAGGTTGAATCTGCCCTTTGGCAATCTAAGTCAAGAATGACCGCCGGAGAGGAGGGAAGCCCAATAGATTTTGAATtaggggaagaagcctgg
This genomic interval from Rhizoctonia solani chromosome 11, complete sequence contains the following:
- a CDS encoding Retrotransposable element Tf2 protein, producing the protein MATRSRPASRTRSPIDQGELGPFLPPATPVELGEVSLERVTRLLLGLLGQVERLKQEVGEIKEAGIETRTNVENISQAVDVVKDGLRSLQTHGPRTPEDTKPPVVEATPRPLSKVDPIGLTSRVSFWPKPSKGLPAFAQPTPVRAVPPRVPSPPPSPRLRSPIGAPAPLPPAPAAHYPAPVKVDHPDAYTGKIGSEAKQWLTRMLAWTRLNSRMFPTDQEVLSFLLMNMKDSAGAWAHPHLDQLGSHRAIIQTVEGFKIEFLAAFGDPDATRAAERKITSLTQSGTCADYITKFRTLAMELDWNDAALRGQFACGLHWEVSRQIATRKHRPQTLLELQNAALVIDNALREERASHPPKDNKPSRPSNPARGTSTGQVTSGSKKLSDDPNFVSEEERNRRRAAGACIKCGKMGHKFAECRTGWKATPIEDKGKAKETAKDPKHSGIVEICNISNSRNKISPLFTILIKPEKQADTLEVLIDSGATSSFLHPRTAELLRLPLIDLPTPRTVTMLDGSSPQAGKIWKKANLTFSFDGKQMTETFLICNTGSHPAILGLKWLDAHNPEIDWNLRTLSFPHTPPEHVAIAEEEEADKDPLEGVPPEYHQYAKVFGEEEFNKLPPHRHYDIGIELTEEGPLNLPLYSMTDAKSATLKDWLRDELKAGKIRPSKSSISSPVMFVPKKDGSRRLVVDYRRLNNRTKKNVYPLPRPDDLMAQLRGAKVFTKLDLRWGYNNVRVKEGDKWKTAFRTKYGLYESLVMTFGLTNAPAAFQHFMNKLFKDLLDVCVIIYLDDILIYSKDDASHTQHVHEVLRRLMANQLFCKASKCTFHVTSVEYLGIIVSNKGFSLDRLKIQAVQEWPAPTKVKEVQSFLGFANFLRRFVANFSHMARPLHNLVKKDTPWKWDTKEQEAFQGLKDAITNAPVLCHADPTKPYFLETDASGAALGSILSQRQEDGRLHPLGFLSESFKGAEQNYDTHDKELLAIIQSFEYWRIFLEGTLHPITVFTDHRNLEYWKESRTFNCRHARWHLLLAGYNFQIVYRPGKQSGKPDALSRRSDHADVPPANQTMLPDPVFANVALVTPEKELQRQIETSLDQDESLEEILQFLQNESKAPPSIKRAFKDYEMEAGLLFYQGRIVVPDVGTLRTDLLRIFHNSPLAGHPGRQRTLELISRNYYWPGIRADTYWHVDSCETCQRIRKPKYASIPPQPLELPTQPWQHVSYDMIVDLPRDGTCDSILVIVDSFTKYGIFVKCSKKLKAPKLAELFLEHVWKRHGMPEKTVSDRGRVFNNKFLKALYKRLGIDPHFSSAYHPQSDGQTERVNPSIEHFLRAYSGINQRDWTKWLPMAEFAYNNAVHSSTGKTPFKALYGWEPTLTPSNVPTNVPEADDLAQTMEAQWKEVESALRQSKQRMTAGEEGGPTEFAIGEEAWLDAKNVNLKTLSPKLTEQRLGPFKVIEKISDRAYRLELPPTMRIHNVFYVGLLSKVKRDKKRTFENRPPPVTVDGEEEYEVEGITDAKEQNGKWFFRVKWKGYGSEENTWEP
- a CDS encoding Retrotransposable element Tf2 protein; its protein translation is MAEFAYNNAIHSSTGKSPFKALYGWEPSLTPSNVPTNVPEADNLATKMEAQWQEIESALRQSKVCMTAGETGEPVNFKIGEEAWLDARNVKLKTLSSKLTEQRLGPFKITKKISDRAYQLELPPSMRIHDVFYVGLLSKVKQDKKRAFENQPPPVTIDGEEEYKVEGITDMEERNGEWFFRVKWKGYGSEENTWEPRENLKNAEKILKNFEKEMKKKALSAAKALKGEAVS